A region from the Patescibacteria group bacterium genome encodes:
- a CDS encoding DUF4430 domain-containing protein translates to MKQRIIYSLVALLAGVGLFLVGFSFGQKSQSVYLRPDNQAEQALSKVAVLVDTGDNLISYGGIEITPGQSILDVLVMLNQEKALALDYDGPDKSVYGAFIKKIGNKANGSDGQKYWQYWVNGLQPQVAADKYQLQGGETILWTFRKSEF, encoded by the coding sequence ATGAAGCAAAGAATTATTTATAGTTTAGTGGCTTTATTGGCCGGGGTAGGTTTATTTTTAGTGGGTTTTAGTTTTGGTCAAAAAAGTCAGAGCGTTTATTTACGGCCGGACAACCAGGCCGAACAAGCTTTAAGCAAAGTAGCTGTACTGGTAGACACGGGTGATAACTTAATAAGTTATGGTGGTATAGAAATAACTCCCGGACAAAGCATTTTGGATGTTTTGGTAATGCTTAATCAGGAAAAAGCTTTGGCTTTAGATTATGACGGGCCGGATAAATCAGTTTATGGTGCTTTTATAAAAAAGATCGGAAATAAAGCTAACGGTAGTGACGGGCAAAAATATTGGCAGTATTGGGTAAATGGCTTACAGCCTCAGGTGGCGGCTGATAAATATCAACTGCAAGGCGGAGAAACTATTTTGTGGACATTCAGAAAGTCGGAGTTTTAA
- a CDS encoding DUF4430 domain-containing protein codes for MNKKKIIAFLLLLFLVAPPMVVQGGVPEAVNYLKQQPADDWLTMALVAGGQSQVATDHLKTFSGTAATDYAKRILAIKAVGQNPASFAGVDLVTGLKGLFNNNQLGDKDLLNDDAWGLMALLKAGVSLSDTSVSGAKAYLLSNQNSDGGWSYAKAGESDTNDTAAVVMSLKYAGLSASDSALQSAINYLKQAQNNDGGWPYAPGGESDAGSTSWVVSALTAVGEAGLTISKNNKTAITFLQSLQLSNGAYKWRSQDSVGSPIMTAFVVVALSNKYYPVAALSSNQPNQAPQVAHLSGPLTVTCGQSNTFVAGAQDNEAGTLSLKIDWGDGSAVSQVTRQVSANQITSLDFSHSYTSNGQKNINLTVTDGAGLTDQAFFQVTVSGCGGGSDKIIFYRIEGAVNNYCSGQISATNPLQLMEQVATTCGLQLDIQTTALGRYLKGVNSDTAQGIKGWLYLVNLQQPAVAAADYQLQNGDDLIWFYGNFTDKPLRLVVDQTSISLGQSFTIKAEAQQNSAWQSQANINIKDGGQIVTTNNQGQAIITPSTPGVLEIYGEATGFIRSAKVNLTVNSGSVPSQAVSLEVDIKTLVPVTAPPPVAPTLSFVVSSSALPLGELSPGQSVQKQIIVTNTSSTVMHLEANVTGDQVFKDNLFLGNSLWDIWQAEVPVNSALGVVAKLVLPGNYQGGPGKKQGQLIFWAIASN; via the coding sequence ATGAATAAGAAAAAAATAATTGCCTTTTTACTGTTGTTGTTTTTAGTGGCGCCACCAATGGTGGTACAGGGTGGCGTACCCGAAGCAGTTAATTATTTAAAGCAGCAGCCGGCTGATGATTGGTTAACTATGGCTCTTGTAGCTGGCGGGCAAAGCCAGGTGGCCACAGATCATTTAAAAACTTTTAGTGGCACGGCCGCCACGGATTATGCTAAAAGAATTTTAGCTATTAAGGCGGTGGGGCAAAACCCAGCCAGCTTTGCTGGAGTGGATTTGGTAACCGGCTTAAAAGGTTTGTTTAATAACAATCAATTAGGTGATAAAGATTTGTTAAATGATGATGCTTGGGGTTTAATGGCTTTGCTTAAGGCTGGGGTTAGTTTAAGTGATACTTCTGTCAGCGGTGCTAAAGCTTATTTGCTTAGCAATCAAAACAGCGACGGCGGTTGGAGTTATGCTAAGGCCGGTGAATCCGATACTAATGATACGGCGGCCGTAGTAATGTCTTTAAAGTACGCTGGTTTGTCGGCTAGCGATAGTGCCTTGCAATCAGCTATTAATTATTTAAAGCAAGCTCAAAACAACGATGGCGGTTGGCCTTATGCGCCGGGCGGTGAATCCGATGCCGGTTCAACTTCCTGGGTGGTCTCGGCTTTAACGGCCGTGGGTGAAGCTGGTTTAACTATTTCTAAAAATAATAAAACAGCCATTACTTTTTTACAAAGCTTGCAATTAAGCAACGGCGCTTACAAATGGCGTTCGCAAGATAGTGTTGGCTCGCCAATTATGACCGCTTTTGTCGTAGTAGCTTTAAGCAATAAATATTATCCGGTGGCAGCCCTTAGTTCCAACCAACCTAATCAGGCGCCACAAGTGGCCCATTTATCCGGACCTTTAACCGTAACTTGCGGACAAAGTAATACTTTTGTGGCTGGCGCGCAAGATAACGAAGCAGGAACTTTAAGTTTAAAGATTGATTGGGGTGACGGTTCAGCCGTCAGCCAGGTTACTAGGCAAGTTAGCGCCAATCAAATTACCAGTTTGGATTTTAGCCATAGTTATACTAGTAATGGACAAAAAAATATCAACCTTACTGTAACCGATGGAGCAGGTTTAACTGATCAGGCATTTTTTCAGGTTACAGTCAGTGGTTGTGGTGGCGGTTCTGATAAAATAATTTTTTATCGAATTGAAGGCGCGGTCAATAATTATTGTTCAGGTCAGATTAGTGCTACCAACCCTTTGCAATTAATGGAGCAGGTGGCTACAACCTGTGGTTTGCAATTGGATATTCAAACTACGGCTTTGGGCCGGTATTTAAAAGGTGTTAATAGTGATACTGCCCAAGGCATCAAAGGTTGGTTGTATTTAGTTAATTTACAGCAGCCAGCTGTGGCGGCCGCAGATTATCAATTGCAAAACGGCGATGATTTAATTTGGTTTTACGGAAATTTTACTGACAAGCCTTTACGGTTGGTAGTAGACCAAACAAGTATTTCTTTAGGTCAAAGTTTTACTATTAAGGCCGAAGCTCAGCAAAATTCAGCTTGGCAAAGCCAAGCTAATATTAATATAAAAGATGGTGGCCAAATCGTTACGACCAATAATCAAGGGCAGGCTATTATTACGCCTAGCACACCGGGTGTTTTAGAAATATACGGTGAGGCCACTGGATTTATTCGATCAGCTAAAGTTAATCTAACAGTTAATAGCGGTAGTGTACCCAGCCAGGCAGTTAGTTTGGAAGTGGATATTAAAACGCTCGTACCAGTTACAGCTCCGCCGCCTGTAGCGCCAACTTTGAGCTTTGTGGTCTCTTCATCAGCTTTGCCGTTAGGTGAGCTGTCACCTGGCCAGTCAGTACAAAAACAAATTATTGTTACTAACACCAGTTCTACTGTTATGCATTTGGAAGCTAATGTAACTGGCGATCAGGTGTTTAAGGATAATTTATTTTTAGGCAATAGTTTGTGGGACATTTGGCAAGCCGAAGTGCCGGTTAATTCGGCTTTAGGAGTGGTGGCTAAGTTAGTTTTGCCCGGTAATTACCAAGGTGGGCCAGGTAAAAAACAAGGGCAATTGATTTTTTGGGCCATAGCCTCAAATTAG
- a CDS encoding ribonucleoside-triphosphate reductase, translating to MPNTSSSVKSTATTTTNNKLKLSRIIKRDGRTVEFDPTKIVEAIFKSGKETGEFGRPEAARLAFRVAEELEQIYDGHTTPTVEQVQDIVELVLMRSKWLKTARAYIVYREEHAHLRRHRPEVPQEVKDLAQTSKKYFRNQLSEYVFYSTYSRWLPEKARRETWMETVDRYVGFMRENLGDKLSTVEYDEIREGIRNMEALGSMRLLWGAGEAARATNVCAYNCSFIAPKAWQDFAEIMYVLMCGTGVGFSVERQTVEQLPIIQRQGGQKLPKYLVEDSKEGWSNALALGLVTWSKGQDIEFDYSAIRPQGARLKTMGGRASGPGPLISLMKFVRARMMERQGRRLTTLDAHDIICKIGEVVVMGGVRRSALISLSDLDDLEMRHAKDGQFYLKHPERAMANNSATYNTKPELSQFLEEWINIMKSGSGERGIFNRGSLEKQLPKRRWPIFAPDMHTSGTNPCGEIILKSKQFCNLSEVVARIEDTEETLLRKVRLATILGTYQASLMNFPYLSKDWLKNCQDEALLGVSITGQWDCPAVRQEEVLKKLREEAVKVNQEYAKKFGINPSAAVTCVKPSGNGSQLFDSSSGMHPRHAPYYIRRVRVERHNPLFLMLKDMGVPYQPEVGQSPDTASTYVLEFPIKAPEGAIVRRDISAMKLLGHWKNLKINYTEHNPSVTISVGGDDWLKVGNWVYENWEMVGGLSFLPRDEHVYQLAPYEEITKEAYEELVKNFPDIDFAKIVTYEYDDETQGSKELACISGACELK from the coding sequence ATGCCTAACACCTCTTCGTCTGTTAAATCAACCGCCACTACTACAACTAATAACAAGTTGAAACTTAGTCGTATAATAAAACGTGACGGTCGGACGGTGGAGTTTGATCCTACTAAAATAGTGGAGGCTATTTTTAAATCAGGTAAAGAAACAGGAGAATTCGGCCGGCCCGAAGCAGCTAGGTTGGCTTTTAGAGTGGCGGAGGAGTTGGAACAAATTTATGACGGTCACACTACACCGACAGTCGAGCAGGTTCAGGATATAGTGGAATTGGTATTAATGCGTTCCAAGTGGCTTAAAACAGCTCGGGCTTATATTGTTTACCGGGAAGAGCATGCGCATTTAAGACGTCATCGTCCAGAAGTACCTCAAGAAGTTAAAGATTTGGCTCAGACTAGTAAAAAATATTTTCGTAATCAACTTTCGGAATATGTTTTTTACAGTACTTATTCCAGGTGGTTGCCAGAGAAAGCTCGACGCGAAACTTGGATGGAAACAGTTGATCGTTATGTTGGGTTTATGCGGGAAAATTTGGGAGATAAGTTAAGTACAGTTGAGTACGATGAGATTAGAGAGGGTATTCGTAATATGGAAGCTTTGGGTTCAATGCGTCTTTTGTGGGGAGCTGGTGAAGCGGCCCGAGCTACTAATGTTTGCGCTTATAATTGTTCTTTTATCGCTCCCAAGGCTTGGCAGGATTTTGCTGAGATAATGTATGTATTGATGTGTGGTACTGGTGTAGGTTTTTCGGTGGAAAGGCAGACGGTGGAGCAATTACCCATTATTCAGAGGCAAGGTGGCCAAAAATTACCCAAGTATTTAGTGGAAGACAGTAAAGAAGGTTGGAGTAACGCTTTGGCCTTAGGTTTGGTTACTTGGTCTAAAGGTCAAGATATTGAGTTTGATTATTCTGCTATTAGGCCACAAGGTGCTAGGCTTAAAACAATGGGCGGACGAGCTTCTGGCCCCGGACCTTTAATTTCTTTAATGAAGTTTGTGCGCGCTAGAATGATGGAACGCCAAGGTAGAAGATTAACCACTTTAGATGCTCACGATATAATTTGTAAAATTGGTGAGGTAGTGGTAATGGGTGGGGTTAGGCGTTCGGCTTTGATTTCTTTGTCCGATTTGGATGATTTAGAAATGCGTCACGCCAAAGACGGTCAATTTTATTTAAAACATCCGGAAAGAGCTATGGCCAACAACTCAGCGACTTATAACACTAAGCCGGAGTTAAGCCAATTTTTGGAAGAGTGGATAAATATTATGAAGTCTGGCTCGGGCGAGCGGGGTATATTTAATCGAGGTAGTTTGGAAAAACAGTTGCCCAAAAGACGTTGGCCGATTTTTGCTCCGGATATGCACACTTCCGGTACCAATCCTTGTGGCGAAATTATTTTAAAATCTAAGCAGTTTTGTAATTTATCTGAAGTAGTGGCCCGGATCGAGGATACCGAGGAAACTTTATTAAGAAAAGTTCGCCTGGCTACTATTTTGGGAACTTATCAAGCCAGTTTGATGAATTTTCCTTATTTATCCAAGGACTGGTTAAAAAATTGCCAGGACGAGGCTTTGTTAGGAGTTTCTATTACTGGTCAGTGGGATTGTCCGGCGGTACGACAAGAAGAGGTTTTAAAAAAATTACGCGAGGAGGCTGTAAAAGTAAATCAAGAATATGCTAAAAAATTCGGTATTAATCCTTCGGCGGCCGTAACTTGTGTTAAGCCGTCGGGTAATGGTTCACAATTGTTTGATTCTTCGTCTGGTATGCATCCCAGGCACGCGCCTTATTATATTAGGCGAGTTAGAGTGGAACGACATAACCCTTTATTTTTGATGCTTAAGGATATGGGTGTGCCTTATCAACCCGAAGTCGGTCAGTCACCCGATACAGCCAGTACTTATGTTTTGGAATTTCCCATTAAAGCGCCCGAGGGGGCCATAGTCAGGCGTGATATTTCCGCTATGAAATTGTTGGGTCATTGGAAAAATTTAAAAATTAATTATACTGAACATAACCCGTCAGTTACCATATCGGTCGGCGGCGATGATTGGCTTAAGGTAGGCAACTGGGTTTATGAGAATTGGGAAATGGTGGGCGGTTTGTCTTTTTTGCCTCGAGACGAGCATGTTTATCAGTTGGCGCCTTATGAGGAAATAACCAAAGAAGCTTATGAAGAATTGGTTAAGAATTTTCCTGACATTGATTTTGCTAAAATAGTAACTTACGAATATGATGACGAAACCCAGGGTTCCAAAGAATTAGCCTGCATTAGCGGTGCTTGTGAATTAAAATAA
- the ftsA gene encoding cell division protein FtsA — MAKLSIIAGLDIGSTDVRLAVAQVSSTDQLQIIGLAEVPSDGINRGVVTSIEDAVTSISSCLEKTERMLGAPVEHVLVSINGNHIVSQSSRGVIAVSKPNGEIGEDDVVRVVEAAQAVAVPPNYEILHVLPRSYSVDSQPGIKDPVGMTGVRLEVEAQIIQGQSAQIKNLTKCVYRTGVDIDDLVLGILANAEAVVSKRQKELGVAVVNIGGSTTSLLVLEEGDPLHAVVLPVGSGHITNDIAICLRTSIDVAERLKMDYGQAMPDEVGKREEIDLSEFSNEEGRVNRRQVAEIIEARLEDIFEMIDKELIKLDRSGKLPAGIVLTGGGAKLPGLLDLAKKKFRLPASLGYALDVTSPLERINDISFTTAIGLLRWGINQQTDSGSSGFKWPRFSQIKQVSGVFKKIFKSVIP; from the coding sequence ATGGCCAAACTAAGTATTATTGCCGGATTAGATATAGGTTCAACCGATGTTCGTTTGGCGGTTGCTCAAGTTTCTTCGACTGATCAGTTACAGATTATTGGTTTAGCCGAGGTTCCTTCGGATGGAATAAATCGTGGTGTGGTAACCAGTATAGAAGACGCCGTTACTTCTATTTCCAGTTGTTTAGAAAAAACCGAAAGAATGCTTGGCGCCCCAGTCGAGCATGTTTTAGTTAGCATTAATGGTAATCATATTGTTTCTCAATCTAGTCGCGGAGTAATTGCTGTTTCTAAACCAAACGGAGAAATCGGCGAAGATGATGTTGTACGTGTAGTGGAAGCGGCTCAGGCTGTAGCAGTGCCACCTAATTATGAAATATTACATGTCTTACCCCGTAGTTATAGTGTGGACAGTCAGCCGGGTATAAAAGATCCAGTCGGTATGACTGGTGTTCGTTTGGAGGTGGAGGCGCAGATTATTCAAGGTCAATCTGCTCAGATAAAAAATTTAACAAAGTGTGTTTATCGTACTGGTGTAGATATTGATGATTTGGTTTTAGGTATTTTAGCTAACGCCGAGGCAGTTGTTAGTAAAAGACAAAAAGAATTGGGTGTGGCAGTTGTTAATATCGGTGGTTCTACCACTAGTTTGTTGGTTTTAGAAGAAGGAGATCCTTTGCATGCTGTTGTCTTGCCAGTAGGTTCTGGCCACATTACCAATGATATAGCAATTTGTTTACGAACTTCTATTGATGTCGCAGAAAGATTAAAAATGGATTATGGTCAGGCCATGCCGGATGAAGTTGGTAAAAGAGAGGAAATTGATTTATCTGAATTTTCTAATGAAGAAGGTCGGGTGAATCGTCGGCAGGTGGCGGAAATTATTGAAGCCAGGTTAGAAGATATTTTTGAAATGATTGATAAAGAACTTATTAAATTGGATCGTTCAGGTAAATTACCTGCTGGAATAGTTTTAACTGGTGGTGGGGCAAAATTGCCAGGATTATTAGATTTAGCTAAGAAGAAATTTCGTTTACCCGCCAGTTTAGGTTATGCTTTGGACGTAACTAGTCCTTTAGAAAGAATTAATGATATTTCTTTTACTACGGCTATCGGTTTATTACGTTGGGGAATTAATCAGCAGACGGATAGTGGTAGTAGTGGATTTAAATGGCCTAGATTTTCACAAATAAAACAAGTAAGTGGAGTTTTTAAAAAAATTTTTAAATCAGTTATTCCTTAA
- a CDS encoding L,D-transpeptidase family protein, producing MIKQTIKKLLIVFSLLSIFPTALLAEKIDTDNDGLSDQQETDIYHTNPNLADTDGDGYLDGQEIANGYSPLHKDKKLIEVDTDKDYLPDAWEIALGTNLTNPDSDGDKYLDGTEIAAGYDPLNASATAKKTKTIKVNLKSQSLVYFFGDKQLESFLISSGIARLPTPTGNFTIQNKYPTKHYKGADYDYPNTKWNLHFYTGAYRYYIHGAYWHNDFGKPKSHGCINVNYDNMERLYNWTQTGTTVLID from the coding sequence ATGATTAAACAAACAATAAAAAAATTATTAATCGTCTTTAGTCTATTATCAATTTTTCCAACTGCTTTATTAGCTGAAAAAATTGATACAGATAACGACGGCCTGTCCGACCAGCAGGAAACCGACATTTACCACACCAATCCCAATTTAGCTGACACCGATGGCGATGGCTACCTGGACGGCCAAGAAATAGCCAACGGCTATTCTCCTTTACATAAAGATAAAAAATTAATAGAAGTAGACACGGACAAAGATTATTTACCAGACGCTTGGGAAATAGCCTTGGGCACAAACTTAACTAATCCTGATAGTGATGGTGATAAATATTTAGACGGCACAGAAATAGCCGCTGGTTATGATCCGCTAAATGCTTCAGCCACAGCCAAAAAAACAAAAACCATCAAGGTAAATTTAAAAAGCCAATCTTTAGTTTATTTTTTTGGCGACAAACAATTGGAAAGTTTTTTAATCTCTAGCGGTATTGCTCGATTGCCCACTCCAACCGGTAACTTTACTATTCAAAACAAATACCCGACTAAGCACTATAAAGGCGCCGATTATGATTACCCTAACACCAAATGGAATCTGCATTTTTATACCGGCGCCTACCGTTATTATATTCACGGCGCTTATTGGCATAATGATTTTGGTAAGCCCAAAAGCCACGGCTGTATAAATGTTAACTACGATAACATGGAACGCTTATATAATTGGACGCAAACCGGCACTACAGTTTTGATTGACTAA
- a CDS encoding cob(I)yrinic acid a,c-diamide adenosyltransferase — protein MSKIYTKTGDRGETSLYGGLRVPKGNLRLEAYGTVDETNAALGVVLAEDGANDYQAVLLNIQKDLFTLASELATPPDKTIEGLVLVNEDKILYLEEQIDKMEKELPTLQQFIFPGGSKVAASLHLARTVCRRAERQVVRLREMEEVREEVVKYLNRLSDFLFVLARLANKQAGQTDKVWQGRS, from the coding sequence ATGTCTAAGATTTATACTAAAACCGGTGATCGGGGCGAAACCAGTCTTTATGGCGGTTTAAGAGTGCCCAAAGGTAATTTAAGATTGGAAGCTTACGGCACAGTGGATGAAACTAATGCTGCTTTGGGCGTGGTATTAGCTGAAGATGGGGCAAATGATTATCAGGCAGTTTTGCTAAATATACAAAAAGATTTATTTACGCTGGCTTCAGAATTGGCTACACCACCAGATAAGACTATAGAAGGTTTAGTTTTAGTAAATGAAGATAAGATTCTTTATTTGGAAGAACAAATAGACAAAATGGAAAAAGAATTACCCACTTTACAGCAATTTATTTTTCCAGGCGGTAGTAAAGTGGCGGCTAGTTTGCATTTGGCTCGCACGGTTTGCCGTCGGGCTGAGCGTCAAGTAGTAAGACTTAGGGAAATGGAAGAAGTCAGAGAGGAAGTCGTTAAATATTTAAATCGTTTGTCTGATTTTTTATTCGTCTTGGCCAGGTTAGCTAATAAACAAGCTGGTCAAACAGATAAAGTCTGGCAGGGTCGAAGTTAA
- the ftsZ gene encoding cell division protein FtsZ, producing the protein MEVKPEIETLAKIKVVGVGGSGGSAVNRMISGKIRGVEFLAINTDAQALHYSRASTKIHIGSAITRGLGAGMDPELGRKAAEESRDEIKEALKGADMVFLTCGLGGGTGTGASPLIAELAKEAGALTIAVVTKPFSFEGAQRRGVAEQGYDELMDKVDTIITIPNDRLLQLIDKKTSLLDSFSIVDEVLRQGVQGISELVTIPGLINVDFADVKAIMSGTGSALMGIGQASGEDRAVEAAKAAIDSPLLEIGIDGAKGILFTITGGPSLTMYEVNEAARVITSSADSNAKIIFGAVIDESMKDQLKVTVIATGFAEQSKTKKNINPLPNNSYTPSSLARGEVKSTVKTEEIPFEKPASPLVSRPMVSNPTVKDKPASKVEDDYEIPPFIRRKLGK; encoded by the coding sequence ATGGAAGTTAAACCAGAAATTGAAACATTGGCCAAAATAAAAGTCGTTGGCGTGGGGGGGTCGGGCGGCTCGGCTGTTAATCGCATGATTTCCGGAAAAATAAGAGGCGTTGAGTTTTTGGCTATTAATACTGATGCTCAAGCTTTACATTATTCCAGAGCTTCAACCAAAATCCATATTGGTTCGGCTATCACCCGTGGTTTGGGAGCGGGTATGGATCCAGAATTGGGGCGTAAAGCCGCTGAAGAAAGTCGGGACGAGATAAAAGAGGCTTTAAAGGGTGCCGATATGGTATTTTTGACTTGTGGTTTGGGTGGGGGTACTGGTACAGGTGCTTCACCTTTAATAGCTGAACTGGCTAAGGAAGCCGGCGCTTTAACTATTGCTGTTGTAACTAAGCCTTTTAGTTTTGAAGGTGCTCAGCGACGAGGAGTGGCTGAACAAGGTTATGATGAACTAATGGATAAGGTGGATACTATTATTACCATACCTAATGATCGCTTGCTGCAATTAATAGATAAAAAGACTTCTTTGTTGGATTCTTTTAGTATTGTTGATGAAGTTCTGCGGCAAGGTGTTCAGGGTATTTCTGAATTGGTTACTATACCAGGATTAATTAACGTGGATTTTGCTGATGTTAAAGCTATTATGAGCGGAACAGGTTCAGCTTTAATGGGTATTGGTCAGGCCAGCGGTGAGGATCGGGCGGTGGAAGCAGCCAAGGCAGCTATTGATTCTCCTTTGTTGGAAATTGGTATTGATGGTGCTAAGGGCATATTATTTACTATTACTGGCGGACCTAGCTTGACTATGTATGAAGTTAATGAAGCTGCTCGGGTGATAACTAGTTCAGCTGATTCCAATGCTAAAATTATTTTTGGTGCGGTTATTGATGAGAGTATGAAGGATCAGCTTAAGGTAACTGTTATAGCGACTGGTTTTGCTGAACAATCCAAAACGAAGAAAAATATTAATCCTTTGCCGAATAATTCTTATACGCCTTCGTCTTTGGCTCGCGGTGAAGTTAAATCAACTGTTAAAACTGAAGAAATTCCTTTTGAAAAACCAGCTTCACCTCTGGTTAGCCGGCCGATGGTTAGCAATCCCACTGTTAAGGACAAACCGGCCAGTAAAGTGGAAGATGATTATGAAATTCCGCCTTTTATTAGGAGAAAATTAGGTAAGTAA
- the nrdR gene encoding transcriptional regulator NrdR, which produces MHCPSCNYYDTKVTDSRVVADGLNIRRRRECTKCNFRFSTVEESEILDLAVIKRDGSHEPYNKEKLSVGLRHSLEKRPYTADRFKGLVQKIERDIQRRRKPEITSRDIGEIVMKRLKNFDQVAYIRFASVYRSFQDVDSFTKELKGLNVRSAKRRLTDKK; this is translated from the coding sequence ATGCATTGTCCTTCTTGTAATTATTACGACACTAAAGTAACTGATTCACGCGTTGTAGCGGATGGTTTGAATATTAGACGTCGTCGGGAGTGTACTAAATGTAATTTTCGTTTTTCAACCGTGGAAGAGAGTGAAATATTGGATTTGGCGGTTATTAAAAGGGATGGTAGTCATGAGCCATATAATAAAGAAAAGTTATCAGTTGGTTTAAGGCATTCTTTGGAAAAAAGGCCCTATACGGCTGATCGTTTTAAGGGGTTAGTGCAAAAAATTGAACGTGATATTCAACGACGACGTAAACCAGAAATAACTTCGCGCGATATTGGTGAAATAGTTATGAAGAGGCTTAAAAATTTTGATCAAGTGGCTTATATAAGATTTGCTTCGGTTTATCGTTCGTTTCAAGATGTAGACAGTTTTACTAAAGAATTGAAAGGTTTGAATGTTCGTTCCGCTAAGCGTCGTTTAACGGATAAAAAATAA
- a CDS encoding trypsin-like peptidase domain-containing protein, giving the protein MFLNDFTKHSDNHKKTYQSGLCGFKLKGLVGLLAWLLVAVLGGAVGGAAVTIWGGRVINNLDLSLLASNPNNLNNPAVGNQTIIQEESATTEAVKKVAPAVVSIIVSKDLSKIYNLTGPNPFPFDNFFNFGFPFDFFFNQQPQQQQPLQPKDQGKQEIGGGTGFIIDSAKGLILTNRHVVDDLEAEYAVLTNDGKKLLAKVVARDTVNDMALVQVEEKNLPEVALGDSDKVQIGETVIAIGNALGEYRNTVTKGVISGLGRNVIAGDNRGSSEQLEGVFQTDAAINPGNSGGPLVNLLGQIIGMNTAVSREGQLIGFAIPINEAKRMIDSFVKYGRIVRPYLGIRYTIVTSELAKANKLPVDYGALIVRGQKPTDLAVVPGGPGDKAGLVENDIILEIEGQKINQDNSLVKGLSKFKPGDTIKLKVYKKGEIKDIDVKLEEFKE; this is encoded by the coding sequence ATGTTTTTAAATGACTTTACTAAACATTCGGATAATCATAAAAAAACTTACCAATCAGGTTTGTGTGGTTTTAAGTTAAAAGGTTTAGTCGGTTTGTTGGCTTGGTTGTTAGTGGCTGTGTTGGGCGGGGCGGTCGGCGGAGCAGCTGTTACTATTTGGGGTGGCCGGGTGATTAATAATTTGGATTTATCCTTATTAGCGTCTAATCCAAATAATTTAAATAATCCAGCCGTTGGCAACCAAACGATAATTCAGGAAGAGTCAGCGACCACTGAAGCGGTAAAAAAAGTGGCTCCAGCCGTGGTTAGTATTATTGTTAGTAAGGATTTAAGTAAAATATATAATTTAACCGGACCCAATCCTTTTCCTTTTGATAATTTTTTTAATTTTGGTTTTCCTTTTGATTTTTTCTTTAACCAACAACCGCAACAACAGCAACCCTTACAGCCTAAAGACCAAGGCAAACAAGAAATTGGCGGGGGAACCGGTTTTATAATCGACAGTGCTAAGGGGCTTATTTTAACCAATCGGCACGTGGTGGATGATTTAGAAGCTGAATATGCTGTTTTAACTAATGATGGTAAAAAACTTTTAGCTAAAGTAGTGGCTCGTGACACAGTAAACGATATGGCTTTGGTTCAGGTGGAGGAAAAAAACTTACCCGAGGTCGCTTTGGGTGATTCGGATAAGGTGCAAATTGGCGAAACCGTTATTGCTATTGGTAATGCCTTGGGTGAATATCGTAATACTGTTACTAAGGGAGTTATTTCCGGTTTGGGGCGTAATGTCATAGCTGGTGATAATCGGGGTTCTTCGGAACAATTGGAAGGCGTTTTTCAAACCGATGCGGCCATTAATCCGGGCAATTCTGGCGGTCCGTTGGTTAATTTATTAGGGCAGATAATTGGTATGAATACGGCGGTTAGTCGAGAAGGCCAATTAATTGGTTTTGCTATACCCATTAATGAAGCTAAAAGAATGATTGATAGTTTTGTAAAATACGGCAGAATCGTTCGGCCTTATTTGGGTATTAGGTATACCATAGTGACTTCCGAGTTAGCTAAGGCTAACAAATTGCCGGTGGATTATGGCGCTTTAATAGTGCGTGGTCAAAAACCAACCGATTTGGCCGTAGTGCCAGGGGGTCCGGGCGATAAAGCTGGGTTAGTAGAGAATGATATAATTTTGGAAATTGAGGGGCAAAAAATTAATCAGGATAACTCTTTGGTTAAAGGTTTGTCTAAATTTAAACCAGGTGACACAATTAAGCTTAAGGTTTATAAAAAGGGCGAGATTAAGGATATAGATGTAAAGTTGGAGGAGTTTAAAGAATAA